The following coding sequences lie in one Megalodesulfovibrio gigas DSM 1382 = ATCC 19364 genomic window:
- a CDS encoding DUF4160 domain-containing protein has protein sequence MVTAHRIGNIRIDVRGREHNPPHVHIDGPNGPVRVFLNDMAVLGSRKAIRASGEALAWIEVNRQALLQLWEELNP, from the coding sequence ATGGTCACGGCGCACCGCATCGGCAATATCAGAATTGATGTTCGCGGCAGGGAGCACAACCCACCGCATGTGCATATTGATGGCCCGAATGGTCCGGTGCGGGTGTTCCTGAATGACATGGCGGTGCTTGGATCACGCAAGGCTATCCGCGCCAGCGGCGAAGCCCTGGCCTGGATCGAGGTCAACCGCCAAGCACTGCTTCAACTGTGGGAGGAACTGAATCCATGA
- a CDS encoding type II toxin-antitoxin system HicB family antitoxin, which translates to MYFPAAVFMEQGKAVGVSLPDIPGCNTAGESLEEALANVQEAVELALDDASERPVPSDFAAHAGSPEYAGAVWALVNVDLGFLDARTVRVNITLPAGTLEEIDRAASGRGLSRSAFLVQAARREMVRA; encoded by the coding sequence ATGTACTTTCCTGCCGCAGTTTTCATGGAGCAGGGCAAGGCCGTGGGTGTGAGCCTGCCGGATATTCCGGGTTGCAACACTGCCGGTGAATCCTTGGAAGAAGCCCTGGCCAATGTGCAAGAGGCCGTGGAATTGGCCCTGGACGACGCGAGCGAACGGCCTGTACCCTCCGACTTCGCAGCGCATGCAGGAAGTCCGGAGTATGCAGGGGCTGTGTGGGCGCTGGTGAATGTGGACCTGGGCTTTCTGGATGCCCGCACGGTGCGGGTCAATATCACCCTGCCAGCCGGGACGCTGGAAGAGATAGACCGGGCGGCCAGTGGCCGGGGCTTGTCCCGCTCCGCCTTCCTGGTCCAGGCGGCACGACGGGAAATGGTGAGGGCGTGA
- a CDS encoding type II toxin-antitoxin system HicA family toxin yields the protein MNSRDVVKILEAAGFVLVSIRGSHHKYRHPDGRMTIVPHPKKDLGTGLVRKILRHDAKLEEE from the coding sequence ATGAACAGCCGGGACGTGGTGAAAATTCTGGAGGCGGCAGGCTTCGTGCTGGTGAGCATTCGGGGCAGCCATCACAAGTATCGCCACCCGGACGGGCGCATGACCATTGTCCCGCACCCCAAAAAAGACCTTGGCACAGGACTGGTCCGCAAAATTCTGCGCCATGATGCCAAGCTCGAAGAGGAGTGA
- a CDS encoding SOS response-associated peptidase family protein → MAMEDEANIRAGLWELWDDPAAPGTGTPLHSATLLTTEVNVLVAPIHDRMPVILSPFPGESMRKESVGTGVNKAGNEAF, encoded by the coding sequence ATGGCTATGGAGGATGAGGCCAATATCCGAGCCGGACTGTGGGAGCTGTGGGACGATCCTGCTGCTCCAGGAACTGGCACGCCGCTGCACTCGGCCACTCTCTTGACCACCGAGGTCAACGTCCTGGTCGCGCCCATCCACGACCGCATGCCGGTCATCCTCAGCCCCTTCCCGGGAGAGAGTATGCGGAAGGAATCGGTGGGGACTGGGGTGAACAAGGCAGGGAATGAGGCGTTTTGA